The Cucumis melo cultivar AY chromosome 5, USDA_Cmelo_AY_1.0, whole genome shotgun sequence genome has a segment encoding these proteins:
- the LOC107991008 gene encoding linoleate 13S-lipoxygenase 2-1, chloroplastic-like, producing MAANIIAIASVIPKINEKFPSDDTLFLQFASCDLDADGLLKPLIGGEAELIKNESTEQKYKYVAKIEVPKGFGEIGAVIVELKDDSPEKFIDTVVVANPTSHNTITFSCTSWVQPKNLIPDQRRIFFSTKSYLPEETPAGLVKLRAEDLENLRGQKEDGTVDTNQRKAFERIYDYDVYNDLGDPDVDTKWKRPVLGGSVQYPYPRRCRTGRPATVSDPKSEQRSAESFYVPRDEAFSEVKQKMFPTNPGKKDKLGAKPFTDFTQIDLMFRDGIAPPSNPHEILQFNIISTLNASNQPSVQPTPVQPDTPVIKFPPPEALKRDKFNWLSDGEFARQTIAGLNPYCIQLVKSWPLKSELDPEEYGPQESAFTTDLVQKLIGSSLTVEEAIAQKKLFILDYHDTLMQYVEKVRSIKRTTLYGSRTLFFLNSDDTLTPLGIELTRPPMAGKPQWKQVFSPSTQATNAWLWRLAKAHVLAHDSCVHQLVIHWLRTHCCMEPYAIALNRQLSTMHPIYRLLHPHFRFNMRINSNAREILVNAGGIIESTFSAGGYSMEFSSLVYKREWQFDTQALPEDLIRRGMAERDASAPHGLKLAIEDYPFANDGLILWDALVEWISAYVNHYYPDEKAIKNDKELKAWWKEIKEKGHPDKKKAAGWPSLKTPQDLIQIVSTIAWVGCGHHTAVNFIQYAHAGYFPNRPSIARTNMPTEDFDQIPEEFINNPESVILEAFPSIAQASTVAQTMLILSAHSPDEEYIGKKIEPAWAEDPTIARAFDKFKMKLDKLEKTIDQRNENSELKNRRGAGLVPYEVLKPTSGFGVTGKGVPYSVST from the exons ATGGCTGCTAACATCATTGCAATTGCTTCTGTGATACCCAAAATCAACGAAAAGTTTCCTTCCGATGATACTCTCTTTCTCCAGTTTGCTAGCTGCGATTTGGACgcag ATGGACTGCTGAAACCGTTGATCGGAGGTGAGGCAGAATTAATCAAGAATGAATCTACAGAGCAGAAGTACAAATATGTTGCTAAAATTGAAGTTCCCAAAGGTTTTGGAGAAATTGGAGCTGTGATTGTCGAATTGAAAGACGACTCGCCTGAGAAATTTATCGATACTGTTGTTGTTGCAAATCCAACATCTCATAACACAATCACCTTCAGCTGTACCTCATGGGTCCAACCCAAAAATCTCATTCCTGACCAACGCAGGATTTTCTTTTCCACTAAG TCCTATTTGCCGGAAGAGACGCCAGCAGGGCTGGTGAAGTTGAGAGCAGAGGATCTTGAGAATTTGAGAGGCCAAAAAGAAGATGGAACAGTGGATACGAATCAGCGCAAGGCGTTTGAAAGGATTTACGATTACGATGTGTACAATGACCTTGGAGATCCCGACGTAGACACGAAATGGAAAAGGCCTGTTCTTGGTGGTTCAGTTCAATATCCTTACCCTCGACGTTGTAGAACTGGTCGTCCTGCTACCGTATCAG ATCCAAAGTCAGAGCAAAGGAGTGCAGAAAGCTTTTATGTTCCAAGAGATGAAGCATTCTCAGAAGTGAAGCAGAAAATGTTCCCAACAAACCCTGGGAAGAAAGATAAGTTAGGAGCAAAGCCTTTCACCGACTTCACTCAGATTGACTTAATGTTCAGAGATGGCATTGCACCACCATCCAATCCCCATGAAATTCTTCAATTTAACATCATCTCCACACTTAATGCATCAAATCAACCTTCTGTTCAGCCCACTCCTGTTCAACCCGACACACCTGTAATCAAATTCCCACCACCTGAGGCTCTCAAAA GAGACAAGTTCAACTGGCTTAGTGACGGTGAGTTTGCAAGACAAACAATTGCGGGTCTTAATCCCTATTGTATACAGTTGGTCAAG AGTTGGCCTTTGAAGAGTGAGCTGGACCCTGAGGAATACGGACCTCAAGAATCGGCATTCACCACGGATttggttcaaaaattaataGGAAGTTCCCTCACTGTTGAAGAGGCAATAGCGCAAAAGAAGTTGTTCATATTGGATTACCATGATACTTTGATGCAATATGTAGAGAAAGTAAGAAGCATTAAGCGGACCACACTATATGGATCAAGAACCTTGTTCTTCCTAAACTCTGATGACACTTTGACTCCCTTGGGTATTGAGCTAACTCGGCCACCAATGGCTGGAAAGCCCCAATGGAAACAAGTTTTCTCACCAAGCACTCAAGCCACAAATGCCTGGCTATGGAGGCTTGCTAAAGCCCATGTTCTTGCTCATGATTCTTGTGTTCACCAACTCGTTATTCATTG GCTTAGAACTCACTGTTGCATGGAGCCATATGCAATCGCCTTAAACAGACAACTGAGTACTATGCACCCAATTTATAGATTACTGCATCCTCATTTTCGATTCAATATGCGTATCAACTCAAATGCTCGTGAAATTCTAGTCAATGCCGGAGGCATCATTGAAAGCACATTCTCTGCTGGAGGTTATTCCATGGAATTTAGTTCTTTGGTGTATAAGAGGGAGTGGCAATTTGATACACAAGCACTCCCTGAGGACTTAATTCGCAG GGGAATGGCGGAAAGAGATGCAAGTGCACCACATGGTCTGAAGTTGGCCATCGAAGACTACCCTTTTGCCAACGATGGTTTGATCCTATGGGACGCTTTAGTGGAATGGATATCAGCATATGTGAACCACTATTACCCTGATGAGAAAGCGATAAAGAACGATAAAGAGTTGAAAGCTTGGTGGAAAGAAATCAAGGAAAAGGGACATCCAGATAAAAAGAAGGCAGCAGGATGGCCATCACTAAAAACCCCCCAAGACTTAATTCAGATTGTGTCAACAATAGCATGGGTAGGATGTGGGCACCACACTGCTGTCAACTTCATTCAATATGCACATGCTGGCTATTTTCCAAACCGACCCAGTATTGCAAGGACAAACATGCCCACAGAAGACTTTGACCAAATTCCAGAAGAGTTTATAAACAATCCTGAAAGTGTGATACTTGAAGCCTTCCCTTCAATAGCTCAGGCTTCAACAGTGGCACAAACTATGTTGATATTGTCAGCACATTCTCCGGATGAAGAGTATATTGGGAAGAAGATAGAGCCAGCCTGGGCTGAGGACCCCACGATAGCCAGAGCCTTTGACAAGTTTAAAATGAAGTTGGATAAACTAGAAAAGACAATTGATCAAAGGAATGAGAACAGTGAATTGAAGAACAGGCGTGGAGCTGGGCTTGTGCCTTATGAGGTTCTTAAACCAACTTCAGGTTTTGGGGTCACAGGAAAGGGAGTTCCATACAGTGTTTCCACTTGA